From one Drosophila subpulchrella strain 33 F10 #4 breed RU33 chromosome 3L, RU_Dsub_v1.1 Primary Assembly, whole genome shotgun sequence genomic stretch:
- the LOC119553672 gene encoding polyglutamine-repeat protein pqn-41 isoform X7, protein MSASAVEVNGNVPPVEFHMREHMVQAGVAPFPGAPAGYAAAPNPAAAAVAAAAAAQQQQQAQQQQQQQQQQQQAAQQQQQQQQVAGGPPTAADSLSMAVAAAAAKQAADPVTQMKTGNGEAAGSANNNNNNNTAGAAGAPGSAGGLTTEYSTGCGGGGASTANPVVVATSVSDVVNASLYMQQKTNLSTQTQTQYDYGYEYNGTRTSLAEPRVPGPIPHPLPLTNGHAMDMDQVQQPPEHQQHLQSSLPPQNVLSISTVLIANEAADSQQSSAMPNSGGGNTGGGGGGGGTPNSPLSSSPSSVAASQAGGCGLALNGSATEGSMSGDTSPVASGEPLLQTPPSLQQQQQQQQQQQQQQQPLLCSSPTSMQSAGTSVTGSSIASGTLAATSSSGVGLLPTTGLDSIANGGAAGCAVVPASTSQVIAHLNAAAAAASGIMSPTASVASSLSSALVPAQSVAVATLDAKSQPKRLHVSNIPFRFRDPDLRAMFGQFGTILDVEIIFNERGSKGFGFVTFANSNDAERARERLHGTVVEGRKIEVNNATARVQTKKVTTVPNVVLTKDGAIPAPALVCVQWPEAAVAAAMRGVAIQRGHVGVVGAAPYHHPHHPHHHPALLAASAAAAQQQQQRQLAAAAVATAAVAQQQQQQQAVAQQQQQQVVAAAQQQHHQQQQQQQQQQQQQQQAVQQQHQQQQQHQQQQQQQHAAAVAAAASHPHLHAAHAHAHAHAHGLGPQLAQLQAVAVPTAASNAAALQQSLAAAIQNPSGNPNAAAAAAYAARLSAATGATQSSQSAAAAAAAASMAASANAANNAAALHGFAPVYYDPFLAAAASADPNLRFQAAKPVTEVPAAQPAAILNATAPLLKTPLSQAQQQAYATAATTYTAVAARAYGAAAAAAAQPALGYATVAGYAREYADPYLGHGIGPVPGYGATMYRGGFNRFTPY, encoded by the exons CACATGGTGCAGGCGGGCGTGGCGCCTTTCCCGGGCGCTCCGGCCGGCTATGCCGCTGCACCGAATCCCGCTGCAGCGGCTGTTGCAGCAGCTGCCGccgcccagcagcaacagcaggcccaacaacaacaacagcagcagcagcaacagcagcaggcggcccaacagcagcagcaacaacaacaggtGGCCGGAGGACCGCCCACCGCTGCCGACAGTTTGTCAATGgcggtggcggcggcggctgcCAAACAGGCTGCCGATCCAGTGACCCAAATGAAAACGGGTAATGGCGAGGCCGCAGGATctgccaacaacaacaataataacaacacAGCTGGGGCGGCAGGAGCGCCAGGATCCGCCGGAGGATTGACCACAGAATATTCAACTGGCTGTGGGGGCGGCGGTGCATCAACGGCCAATCCGGTGGTGGTGGCCACCAGTGTTTCCGACGTTGTCAATGCCTCGCTGTACATGCAACAGAAG ACAAATCTGTCAACACAAACACAGACACAGTACGACTATGGGTACGAGTACAATGGAACCAGAACCAGCCTTGCAGAACCAAGAGTCCCAGGTCCCATTCCGCATCCACTTCCACTGACAAATGGACATGCCATGGACATGGACCAAGTGCAGCAGCCACCAGAACACCAGCAGCATCTGCAATCATCGCTGCCCCCACAAAATGTGCTCAGCATA TCCACAGTATTGATCGCCAATGAGGCAGCAGATTCACAACAGAGCTCCGCCATGCCCAATTCTGGAGGCGGTAATactggcggcggcggcggaggcGGTGGCACGCCCAATTCACCGCTCAGCAGCTCCCCGTCCAGCGTAGCAGCCTCGCAGGCGGGCGGATGCGGACTGGCCCTGAACGGCAGTGCCACCGAGGGCAGTATGTCCGGGGACACATCGCCGGTGGCCAGTGGTGAACCGCTCCTGCAGACGCCGCCCTCCCtccaacaacagcagcagcagcaacagcagcagcagcagcaacagcaaccgcTCCTGTGCAGCAGTCCCACATCGATGCAATCGGCTGGCACTTCGGTGACAGGCAGCTCGATAGCATCCGGCACATTGGCGgccaccagcagcagcggcgTTGGACTCTTGCCCACCACCGGATTGGACAGTATCGCCAATGGTGGTGCAGCCGGCTGTGCCGTGGTGCCGGCCAGCACATCGCAGGTGATCGCCCACCTGAATGCAGCCGCCGCAGCGGCCAGCGGCATCATGTCGCCCACCGCCAGTGTGGCCTCTAGTCTCAGCAGCGCCCTAGTCCCGGCCCAGTCGGTCGCCGTCGCCACCCTCGATGCCAAGAGCCAGCCCAAGCGGCTGCACGTCTCCAACATACCGTTCCGCTTCCGGGATCCCGATCTGCGGGCCATGTTTGGG CAATTTGGCACCATTTTGGATGTGGAAATCATTTTCAACGAGCGCGGCAGCAAG GGATTCGGTTTTGTAACATTCGCTAACAGCAACGATGCAGAACGAGCACGCGAACGTCTACACGGCACCGTGGTTGAGGGACGCAAAATCGAG GTGAATAACGCCACTGCACGTGTACAAACCAAAAAAGTGACAACAGTACCCAACG TTGTACTGACCAAAGATGGTGCCATACCGGCCCCAGCTCTAG TCTGCGTACAATGGCCAGAAG CCGCCGTTGCCGCCGCAATGCGTGGAGTGGCCATCCAGCGCGGACACGTGGGCGTGGTCGGCGCCGCCCCCTACCATCATCCCCATCATCCGCATCACCATCCGGCGCTGCTGGCGgcctccgccgccgccgcccaacagcagcagcaacgccAACTGGCCGCCGCCGCCGTGGCCACAGCAGCAGTCgcccaacagcagcagcagcagcaggctgttgcccagcagcaacagcagcaggttGTTGCCGccgcacagcagcaacaccaccagcagcagcagcaacagcagcagcagcaacaacaacaacaacaggcagtgcagcagcaacaccagcagcagcagcaacaccaacagcagcaacaacagcaacatgcCGCCGCCGTCGCAGCTGCCGCTTCGCATCCGCATCTGCATGCCGCCCATGCCCATGCCCACGCCCACGCCCATGGTCTTGGCCCACAATTGGCGCAACTGCAGGCGGTAGCCGTGCCCACGGCCGCCAGCAATGCGGCGGCATTGCAGCAATCCCTGGCCGCCGCCATCCAGAATCCGAGCGGTAATCCCaatgctgccgctgccgccgcctaTGCCGCCCGTCTGTCGGCGGCCACGGGCGCCACACAATCGTCGCAATCggccgctgctgctgcggctgctgcttCCATGGCTGCGTCGGCCAATGCGGCCAACAATGCGGCCGCTTTGCATGGATTCGCGCC TGTATACTATGATCCCTTCTTAGCAGCCGCTGCATCCGCTGATCCAAATCTACGCTTCCAG GCAGCCAAACCGGTCACTGAAGTTCCAGCCGCTCAGCCAGCCGCCatattaaat GCCACTGCTCCGCTGTTAAAGACACCGCTGTCTCAGGCCCAGCAGCAGGCGTACGCCACGGCGGCCACCACCTACACGGCGGTAGCCGCCCGAGCCTACGGAGCCGCTGCCGCAGCAGCCGCCCAGCCAGCCCTCGGCTACGCCACCGTAGCTGG ataTGCGCGCGAATATGCAGATCCTTATCTAGGACATGGCATTGGACCAGTTCCTGGATACGGG GCAACCATGTATCGCGGTGGCTTCAATCGTTTCACGCCATATTAA
- the LOC119553672 gene encoding protein elav isoform X19, which translates to MSASAVEVNGNVPPVEFHMREHMVQAGVAPFPGAPAGYAAAPNPAAAAVAAAAAAQQQQQAQQQQQQQQQQQQAAQQQQQQQQVAGGPPTAADSLSMAVAAAAAKQAADPVTQMKTGNGEAAGSANNNNNNNTAGAAGAPGSAGGLTTEYSTGCGGGGASTANPVVVATSVSDVVNASLYMQQKSTVLIANEAADSQQSSAMPNSGGGNTGGGGGGGGTPNSPLSSSPSSVAASQAGGCGLALNGSATEGSMSGDTSPVASGEPLLQTPPSLQQQQQQQQQQQQQQQPLLCSSPTSMQSAGTSVTGSSIASGTLAATSSSGVGLLPTTGLDSIANGGAAGCAVVPASTSQVIAHLNAAAAAASGIMSPTASVASSLSSALVPAQSVAVATLDAKSQPKRLHVSNIPFRFRDPDLRAMFGQFGTILDVEIIFNERGSKGFGFVTFANSNDAERARERLHGTVVEGRKIEVNNATARVQTKKVTTVPNVCVQWPEGYRLPVAWPFLGAPVGAGAPALTHLQLPVSMQMAQAPQAVASGTAASSATAAAAAAHAAAAAAATPIMLAPRPPHTAVQAAATTAATTRRSVYYDPFLAAAASADPNLRFQAAKPVTEVPAAQPAAILNRRTVTTLNSNPHTINRIPVPQNVLATAPLLKTPLSQAQQQAYATAATTYTAVAARAYGAAAAAAAQPALGYATVAGYAREYADPYLGHGIGPVPGYGATMYRGGFNRFTPY; encoded by the exons CACATGGTGCAGGCGGGCGTGGCGCCTTTCCCGGGCGCTCCGGCCGGCTATGCCGCTGCACCGAATCCCGCTGCAGCGGCTGTTGCAGCAGCTGCCGccgcccagcagcaacagcaggcccaacaacaacaacagcagcagcagcaacagcagcaggcggcccaacagcagcagcaacaacaacaggtGGCCGGAGGACCGCCCACCGCTGCCGACAGTTTGTCAATGgcggtggcggcggcggctgcCAAACAGGCTGCCGATCCAGTGACCCAAATGAAAACGGGTAATGGCGAGGCCGCAGGATctgccaacaacaacaataataacaacacAGCTGGGGCGGCAGGAGCGCCAGGATCCGCCGGAGGATTGACCACAGAATATTCAACTGGCTGTGGGGGCGGCGGTGCATCAACGGCCAATCCGGTGGTGGTGGCCACCAGTGTTTCCGACGTTGTCAATGCCTCGCTGTACATGCAACAGAAG TCCACAGTATTGATCGCCAATGAGGCAGCAGATTCACAACAGAGCTCCGCCATGCCCAATTCTGGAGGCGGTAATactggcggcggcggcggaggcGGTGGCACGCCCAATTCACCGCTCAGCAGCTCCCCGTCCAGCGTAGCAGCCTCGCAGGCGGGCGGATGCGGACTGGCCCTGAACGGCAGTGCCACCGAGGGCAGTATGTCCGGGGACACATCGCCGGTGGCCAGTGGTGAACCGCTCCTGCAGACGCCGCCCTCCCtccaacaacagcagcagcagcaacagcagcagcagcagcaacagcaaccgcTCCTGTGCAGCAGTCCCACATCGATGCAATCGGCTGGCACTTCGGTGACAGGCAGCTCGATAGCATCCGGCACATTGGCGgccaccagcagcagcggcgTTGGACTCTTGCCCACCACCGGATTGGACAGTATCGCCAATGGTGGTGCAGCCGGCTGTGCCGTGGTGCCGGCCAGCACATCGCAGGTGATCGCCCACCTGAATGCAGCCGCCGCAGCGGCCAGCGGCATCATGTCGCCCACCGCCAGTGTGGCCTCTAGTCTCAGCAGCGCCCTAGTCCCGGCCCAGTCGGTCGCCGTCGCCACCCTCGATGCCAAGAGCCAGCCCAAGCGGCTGCACGTCTCCAACATACCGTTCCGCTTCCGGGATCCCGATCTGCGGGCCATGTTTGGG CAATTTGGCACCATTTTGGATGTGGAAATCATTTTCAACGAGCGCGGCAGCAAG GGATTCGGTTTTGTAACATTCGCTAACAGCAACGATGCAGAACGAGCACGCGAACGTCTACACGGCACCGTGGTTGAGGGACGCAAAATCGAG GTGAATAACGCCACTGCACGTGTACAAACCAAAAAAGTGACAACAGTACCCAACG TCTGCGTACAATGGCCAGAAG GTTATCGCCTGCCGGTCGCCTGGCCGTTCCTGGGCGCCCCCGTTGGCGCCGGAGCCCCCGCCCTCACCCACCTCCAGCTGCCCGTCTCCATGCAGATGGCGCAAGCGCCGCAAGCGGTCGCGAGCGGTACAGCAGCGTCCTCGGCAACGGCAGCAGCGGCCGCCGCTCATGCAGCCGCTGCAGCGGCGGCCACGCCCATAATGCTCGCGCCACGCCCACCGCACACCGCTGTCCAAGCAGCAGCGACCACAGCAGCAACGACACGGCGGAG TGTATACTATGATCCCTTCTTAGCAGCCGCTGCATCCGCTGATCCAAATCTACGCTTCCAG GCAGCCAAACCGGTCACTGAAGTTCCAGCCGCTCAGCCAGCCGCCatattaaat CGCCGCACTGTGACTACGCTAAACAGTAACCCACATACGATCAACCGCATTCCGGTTCCACAGAATGTTTTG GCCACTGCTCCGCTGTTAAAGACACCGCTGTCTCAGGCCCAGCAGCAGGCGTACGCCACGGCGGCCACCACCTACACGGCGGTAGCCGCCCGAGCCTACGGAGCCGCTGCCGCAGCAGCCGCCCAGCCAGCCCTCGGCTACGCCACCGTAGCTGG ataTGCGCGCGAATATGCAGATCCTTATCTAGGACATGGCATTGGACCAGTTCCTGGATACGGG GCAACCATGTATCGCGGTGGCTTCAATCGTTTCACGCCATATTAA
- the LOC119553672 gene encoding AF4/FMR2 family member lilli isoform X11 codes for MSASAVEVNGNVPPVEFHMREHMVQAGVAPFPGAPAGYAAAPNPAAAAVAAAAAAQQQQQAQQQQQQQQQQQQAAQQQQQQQQVAGGPPTAADSLSMAVAAAAAKQAADPVTQMKTGNGEAAGSANNNNNNNTAGAAGAPGSAGGLTTEYSTGCGGGGASTANPVVVATSVSDVVNASLYMQQKSTVLIANEAADSQQSSAMPNSGGGNTGGGGGGGGTPNSPLSSSPSSVAASQAGGCGLALNGSATEGSMSGDTSPVASGEPLLQTPPSLQQQQQQQQQQQQQQQPLLCSSPTSMQSAGTSVTGSSIASGTLAATSSSGVGLLPTTGLDSIANGGAAGCAVVPASTSQVIAHLNAAAAAASGIMSPTASVASSLSSALVPAQSVAVATLDAKSQPKRLHVSNIPFRFRDPDLRAMFGQFGTILDVEIIFNERGSKGFGFVTFANSNDAERARERLHGTVVEGRKIEVNNATARVQTKKVTTVPNVVLTKDGAIPAPALVCVQWPEAAVAAAMRGVAIQRGHVGVVGAAPYHHPHHPHHHPALLAASAAAAQQQQQRQLAAAAVATAAVAQQQQQQQAVAQQQQQQVVAAAQQQHHQQQQQQQQQQQQQQQAVQQQHQQQQQHQQQQQQQHAAAVAAAASHPHLHAAHAHAHAHAHGLGPQLAQLQAVAVPTAASNAAALQQSLAAAIQNPSGNPNAAAAAAYAARLSAATGATQSSQSAAAAAAAASMAASANAANNAAALHGFAPSSSSGESGQISVYYDPFLAAAASADPNLRFQAAKPVTEVPAAQPAAILNRRTVTTLNSNPHTINRIPVPQNVLATAPLLKTPLSQAQQQAYATAATTYTAVAARAYGAAAAAAAQPALGYATVAGYAREYADPYLGHGIGPVPGYGATMYRGGFNRFTPY; via the exons CACATGGTGCAGGCGGGCGTGGCGCCTTTCCCGGGCGCTCCGGCCGGCTATGCCGCTGCACCGAATCCCGCTGCAGCGGCTGTTGCAGCAGCTGCCGccgcccagcagcaacagcaggcccaacaacaacaacagcagcagcagcaacagcagcaggcggcccaacagcagcagcaacaacaacaggtGGCCGGAGGACCGCCCACCGCTGCCGACAGTTTGTCAATGgcggtggcggcggcggctgcCAAACAGGCTGCCGATCCAGTGACCCAAATGAAAACGGGTAATGGCGAGGCCGCAGGATctgccaacaacaacaataataacaacacAGCTGGGGCGGCAGGAGCGCCAGGATCCGCCGGAGGATTGACCACAGAATATTCAACTGGCTGTGGGGGCGGCGGTGCATCAACGGCCAATCCGGTGGTGGTGGCCACCAGTGTTTCCGACGTTGTCAATGCCTCGCTGTACATGCAACAGAAG TCCACAGTATTGATCGCCAATGAGGCAGCAGATTCACAACAGAGCTCCGCCATGCCCAATTCTGGAGGCGGTAATactggcggcggcggcggaggcGGTGGCACGCCCAATTCACCGCTCAGCAGCTCCCCGTCCAGCGTAGCAGCCTCGCAGGCGGGCGGATGCGGACTGGCCCTGAACGGCAGTGCCACCGAGGGCAGTATGTCCGGGGACACATCGCCGGTGGCCAGTGGTGAACCGCTCCTGCAGACGCCGCCCTCCCtccaacaacagcagcagcagcaacagcagcagcagcagcaacagcaaccgcTCCTGTGCAGCAGTCCCACATCGATGCAATCGGCTGGCACTTCGGTGACAGGCAGCTCGATAGCATCCGGCACATTGGCGgccaccagcagcagcggcgTTGGACTCTTGCCCACCACCGGATTGGACAGTATCGCCAATGGTGGTGCAGCCGGCTGTGCCGTGGTGCCGGCCAGCACATCGCAGGTGATCGCCCACCTGAATGCAGCCGCCGCAGCGGCCAGCGGCATCATGTCGCCCACCGCCAGTGTGGCCTCTAGTCTCAGCAGCGCCCTAGTCCCGGCCCAGTCGGTCGCCGTCGCCACCCTCGATGCCAAGAGCCAGCCCAAGCGGCTGCACGTCTCCAACATACCGTTCCGCTTCCGGGATCCCGATCTGCGGGCCATGTTTGGG CAATTTGGCACCATTTTGGATGTGGAAATCATTTTCAACGAGCGCGGCAGCAAG GGATTCGGTTTTGTAACATTCGCTAACAGCAACGATGCAGAACGAGCACGCGAACGTCTACACGGCACCGTGGTTGAGGGACGCAAAATCGAG GTGAATAACGCCACTGCACGTGTACAAACCAAAAAAGTGACAACAGTACCCAACG TTGTACTGACCAAAGATGGTGCCATACCGGCCCCAGCTCTAG TCTGCGTACAATGGCCAGAAG CCGCCGTTGCCGCCGCAATGCGTGGAGTGGCCATCCAGCGCGGACACGTGGGCGTGGTCGGCGCCGCCCCCTACCATCATCCCCATCATCCGCATCACCATCCGGCGCTGCTGGCGgcctccgccgccgccgcccaacagcagcagcaacgccAACTGGCCGCCGCCGCCGTGGCCACAGCAGCAGTCgcccaacagcagcagcagcagcaggctgttgcccagcagcaacagcagcaggttGTTGCCGccgcacagcagcaacaccaccagcagcagcagcaacagcagcagcagcaacaacaacaacaacaggcagtgcagcagcaacaccagcagcagcagcaacaccaacagcagcaacaacagcaacatgcCGCCGCCGTCGCAGCTGCCGCTTCGCATCCGCATCTGCATGCCGCCCATGCCCATGCCCACGCCCACGCCCATGGTCTTGGCCCACAATTGGCGCAACTGCAGGCGGTAGCCGTGCCCACGGCCGCCAGCAATGCGGCGGCATTGCAGCAATCCCTGGCCGCCGCCATCCAGAATCCGAGCGGTAATCCCaatgctgccgctgccgccgcctaTGCCGCCCGTCTGTCGGCGGCCACGGGCGCCACACAATCGTCGCAATCggccgctgctgctgcggctgctgcttCCATGGCTGCGTCGGCCAATGCGGCCAACAATGCGGCCGCTTTGCATGGATTCGCGCC TTCGTCATCAAGTGGGGAATCAGGTCAGATCAG TGTATACTATGATCCCTTCTTAGCAGCCGCTGCATCCGCTGATCCAAATCTACGCTTCCAG GCAGCCAAACCGGTCACTGAAGTTCCAGCCGCTCAGCCAGCCGCCatattaaat CGCCGCACTGTGACTACGCTAAACAGTAACCCACATACGATCAACCGCATTCCGGTTCCACAGAATGTTTTG GCCACTGCTCCGCTGTTAAAGACACCGCTGTCTCAGGCCCAGCAGCAGGCGTACGCCACGGCGGCCACCACCTACACGGCGGTAGCCGCCCGAGCCTACGGAGCCGCTGCCGCAGCAGCCGCCCAGCCAGCCCTCGGCTACGCCACCGTAGCTGG ataTGCGCGCGAATATGCAGATCCTTATCTAGGACATGGCATTGGACCAGTTCCTGGATACGGG GCAACCATGTATCGCGGTGGCTTCAATCGTTTCACGCCATATTAA
- the LOC119553672 gene encoding ecdysone-induced protein 74EF isoform X12, whose translation MSASAVEVNGNVPPVEFHMREHMVQAGVAPFPGAPAGYAAAPNPAAAAVAAAAAAQQQQQAQQQQQQQQQQQQAAQQQQQQQQVAGGPPTAADSLSMAVAAAAAKQAADPVTQMKTGNGEAAGSANNNNNNNTAGAAGAPGSAGGLTTEYSTGCGGGGASTANPVVVATSVSDVVNASLYMQQKSTVLIANEAADSQQSSAMPNSGGGNTGGGGGGGGTPNSPLSSSPSSVAASQAGGCGLALNGSATEGSMSGDTSPVASGEPLLQTPPSLQQQQQQQQQQQQQQQPLLCSSPTSMQSAGTSVTGSSIASGTLAATSSSGVGLLPTTGLDSIANGGAAGCAVVPASTSQVIAHLNAAAAAASGIMSPTASVASSLSSALVPAQSVAVATLDAKSQPKRLHVSNIPFRFRDPDLRAMFGQFGTILDVEIIFNERGSKGFGFVTFANSNDAERARERLHGTVVEGRKIEVNNATARVQTKKVTTVPNVCVQWPEAAVAAAMRGVAIQRGHVGVVGAAPYHHPHHPHHHPALLAASAAAAQQQQQRQLAAAAVATAAVAQQQQQQQAVAQQQQQQVVAAAQQQHHQQQQQQQQQQQQQQQAVQQQHQQQQQHQQQQQQQHAAAVAAAASHPHLHAAHAHAHAHAHGLGPQLAQLQAVAVPTAASNAAALQQSLAAAIQNPSGNPNAAAAAAYAARLSAATGATQSSQSAAAAAAAASMAASANAANNAAALHGFAPVYYDPFLAAAASADPNLRFQAAKPVTEVPAAQPAAILNRRTVTTLNSNPHTINRIPVPQNVLATAPLLKTPLSQAQQQAYATAATTYTAVAARAYGAAAAAAAQPALGYATVAGYAREYADPYLGHGIGPVPGYGATMYRGGFNRFTPY comes from the exons CACATGGTGCAGGCGGGCGTGGCGCCTTTCCCGGGCGCTCCGGCCGGCTATGCCGCTGCACCGAATCCCGCTGCAGCGGCTGTTGCAGCAGCTGCCGccgcccagcagcaacagcaggcccaacaacaacaacagcagcagcagcaacagcagcaggcggcccaacagcagcagcaacaacaacaggtGGCCGGAGGACCGCCCACCGCTGCCGACAGTTTGTCAATGgcggtggcggcggcggctgcCAAACAGGCTGCCGATCCAGTGACCCAAATGAAAACGGGTAATGGCGAGGCCGCAGGATctgccaacaacaacaataataacaacacAGCTGGGGCGGCAGGAGCGCCAGGATCCGCCGGAGGATTGACCACAGAATATTCAACTGGCTGTGGGGGCGGCGGTGCATCAACGGCCAATCCGGTGGTGGTGGCCACCAGTGTTTCCGACGTTGTCAATGCCTCGCTGTACATGCAACAGAAG TCCACAGTATTGATCGCCAATGAGGCAGCAGATTCACAACAGAGCTCCGCCATGCCCAATTCTGGAGGCGGTAATactggcggcggcggcggaggcGGTGGCACGCCCAATTCACCGCTCAGCAGCTCCCCGTCCAGCGTAGCAGCCTCGCAGGCGGGCGGATGCGGACTGGCCCTGAACGGCAGTGCCACCGAGGGCAGTATGTCCGGGGACACATCGCCGGTGGCCAGTGGTGAACCGCTCCTGCAGACGCCGCCCTCCCtccaacaacagcagcagcagcaacagcagcagcagcagcaacagcaaccgcTCCTGTGCAGCAGTCCCACATCGATGCAATCGGCTGGCACTTCGGTGACAGGCAGCTCGATAGCATCCGGCACATTGGCGgccaccagcagcagcggcgTTGGACTCTTGCCCACCACCGGATTGGACAGTATCGCCAATGGTGGTGCAGCCGGCTGTGCCGTGGTGCCGGCCAGCACATCGCAGGTGATCGCCCACCTGAATGCAGCCGCCGCAGCGGCCAGCGGCATCATGTCGCCCACCGCCAGTGTGGCCTCTAGTCTCAGCAGCGCCCTAGTCCCGGCCCAGTCGGTCGCCGTCGCCACCCTCGATGCCAAGAGCCAGCCCAAGCGGCTGCACGTCTCCAACATACCGTTCCGCTTCCGGGATCCCGATCTGCGGGCCATGTTTGGG CAATTTGGCACCATTTTGGATGTGGAAATCATTTTCAACGAGCGCGGCAGCAAG GGATTCGGTTTTGTAACATTCGCTAACAGCAACGATGCAGAACGAGCACGCGAACGTCTACACGGCACCGTGGTTGAGGGACGCAAAATCGAG GTGAATAACGCCACTGCACGTGTACAAACCAAAAAAGTGACAACAGTACCCAACG TCTGCGTACAATGGCCAGAAG CCGCCGTTGCCGCCGCAATGCGTGGAGTGGCCATCCAGCGCGGACACGTGGGCGTGGTCGGCGCCGCCCCCTACCATCATCCCCATCATCCGCATCACCATCCGGCGCTGCTGGCGgcctccgccgccgccgcccaacagcagcagcaacgccAACTGGCCGCCGCCGCCGTGGCCACAGCAGCAGTCgcccaacagcagcagcagcagcaggctgttgcccagcagcaacagcagcaggttGTTGCCGccgcacagcagcaacaccaccagcagcagcagcaacagcagcagcagcaacaacaacaacaacaggcagtgcagcagcaacaccagcagcagcagcaacaccaacagcagcaacaacagcaacatgcCGCCGCCGTCGCAGCTGCCGCTTCGCATCCGCATCTGCATGCCGCCCATGCCCATGCCCACGCCCACGCCCATGGTCTTGGCCCACAATTGGCGCAACTGCAGGCGGTAGCCGTGCCCACGGCCGCCAGCAATGCGGCGGCATTGCAGCAATCCCTGGCCGCCGCCATCCAGAATCCGAGCGGTAATCCCaatgctgccgctgccgccgcctaTGCCGCCCGTCTGTCGGCGGCCACGGGCGCCACACAATCGTCGCAATCggccgctgctgctgcggctgctgcttCCATGGCTGCGTCGGCCAATGCGGCCAACAATGCGGCCGCTTTGCATGGATTCGCGCC TGTATACTATGATCCCTTCTTAGCAGCCGCTGCATCCGCTGATCCAAATCTACGCTTCCAG GCAGCCAAACCGGTCACTGAAGTTCCAGCCGCTCAGCCAGCCGCCatattaaat CGCCGCACTGTGACTACGCTAAACAGTAACCCACATACGATCAACCGCATTCCGGTTCCACAGAATGTTTTG GCCACTGCTCCGCTGTTAAAGACACCGCTGTCTCAGGCCCAGCAGCAGGCGTACGCCACGGCGGCCACCACCTACACGGCGGTAGCCGCCCGAGCCTACGGAGCCGCTGCCGCAGCAGCCGCCCAGCCAGCCCTCGGCTACGCCACCGTAGCTGG ataTGCGCGCGAATATGCAGATCCTTATCTAGGACATGGCATTGGACCAGTTCCTGGATACGGG GCAACCATGTATCGCGGTGGCTTCAATCGTTTCACGCCATATTAA